The Parus major isolate Abel chromosome 24, Parus_major1.1, whole genome shotgun sequence genome contains a region encoding:
- the ZPR1 gene encoding zinc finger protein ZPR1 isoform X1, whose amino-acid sequence MSALGAMEAAAGPGAPGGSLFRPLSAEDGEQQPAEIESLCMNCFRNGVTRLLLTRIPFFKEIIVSSFSCDSCSWSNTEIQSAGRIQEQGVRYSLAVTSRQDMNREVVKTDCASARIPELDFEIPAFSQKGVLTTIEGIIDRAVAGLEQDQPTRRATDQEVARKIDEFIGKLRQLKEVSSPFTFILDDPSGNSFVENPQAPQRDEALVVTHYRRSPQQCAMLGLEGQEVDAKPPDAAEDLRDEVLQFNTNCPECNAPASTNMKLVQIPHFKEVIIMATNCDSCGHRTNEVKSGGAIEPQGTRITLRITDPSDMTRDILKSETCSVEIPELEFELGMGALGGKFTTLEGLLKDIRDLVEKNPFTLGDSSTPSRTGKLQEFIGKLQEIIEGKAQAHFIMDDPAGNSYLQNVYAPEEDPELSVQRYERTFEQNEELGLNDMKTEGYEPEATSGR is encoded by the exons ATGTCGGCGCTGGGGGCCATGGAGGCGGCGGCCGGGCCCGGAGCGCCCGGGGGGTCCCTGTTCCGGCCCCTCAGCGCCGAGGATGGCGAGCAGCAGCCGGCAGAGATAGAGTCCCTGTGCATGAATTGCTTCCGCAAC GGCGTGACGCGGCTCCTGCTCACCAGGATCCCCTTCTTCAAAGAGATCATCgtcagctccttctcctgcgACAGCTGCTCCTGGTCCAACACGGAGATCCAGTCAGCAGGCAGGATCCAGGAGCAGGGCGTGCGCTACTCCCTGGCTGTCACCTCCCGCCAG gacaTGAACAGGGAGGTGGTGAAGACCGACTGTGCCTCAGCTCGAATTCCAGAGCTGGACTTTGAGATCCCTGCCTTCAGCCAGAAGGGAG tGCTCACCACCATCGAGGGGATCATTGACAGAGCCGTGGCTGGCCTGGAGCAGGACCAGCCCACCCGCAGG GCGACAGACCAAGAGGTGGCGAGGAAAATAGACGAGTTCATTGGTAAACTGAGGCAGCTGAAGGAAGTCAGTTCTCCCTTCACCTTT ATCCTTGATGATCCCTCTGGGAACAGCTTTGTGGAGAACCCCCAGGCGCCGCAGAGGGACGAGGCCCTCGTGGTCACTCACTACAGGAGGAGCCCCCAGCAGTGTGCCATGCTGGGACTGGAG ggacaggaggtggATGCGAAGCCGCCGGACGCTGCTGAGGACCTGAGGGATGAG gTGCTGCAGTTCAACACCAACTGCCCCGAGTGCAACGCCCCGGCCAGCACCAACATGAAGTTAGTGC AAATCCCACACTTTAAAGAGGTGATCATCATGGCCACCAACTGTGACTCCTGTGGGCACAGGACCAATGAG GTGAAGTCTGGAGGAGCCATCGAACCGCAGGGCACCAGGATCACCCTCCGGATTACGGACCCTTCCGACATGACCAGGGATATCCTGAAG TCAGAGACGTGCAGCGTGGAGATCCCTGAGCTGGAGTTCGAGCTGGGCATGGGGGCGCTGGGGGGGAAGTTCACCACGCTGGAGGGGCTGCTGAAGGACATCCGTGACCTG GTGGAGAAGAACCCCTTCACTCTGGGAGACAGCTCCACGCCCAGCAGGACGGGGAAGCTGCAGGAGTTCATTGGGAAGCTGCAGGAA ATCATCGAGGGGAAGGCCCAGGCTCACTTCATCATGGATGACCCTGCAGGCAACAGTTACCTTCAG aaCGTGTATGCCCCAGAAGAGGACCCAGAGCTGAGCGTGCAGCGCTACGAGCGCACCTTTGAGCAGAACGAAGAGCTGGGCCTGAACGACATGAAAACAGAGGGCTACGAGCCAGAGGCAACCTCGGGCCGATAG
- the APOC3 gene encoding apolipoprotein C-III has translation MKAPLLFLLACTAVLALGARADAPEQPKALVQKVQELAQKATAMAKDAFSRVRESEAAQQARQWLSDNAELAKQRLVWLKEQLAELWKKTPAA, from the exons ATGAAGGCGCCGCTGCTGTTCCTGCTCGCCTGCACGGCCGTCCTGGCGCTGGGAGCAA GGGCCGACGCGCCCGAGCAGCCGAAAGCGCTGGTGCAGAAGGTGCAGGAGCTGGCCCAGAAAGCCACGGCCATGGCCAAGGACGCCTTCAGCAGGGTGCGGGAGTCGGAGGCGGCGCAGCAAGCCAG GCAGTGGCTGTCGGACAACGCGGAGCTGGCGAAGCAGCGGCTGGTGTGGCTCAAGGAGCAGCTGGCGGAGCTCTGGAAGAAGACTCCGGCCGCGTAG
- the ZPR1 gene encoding zinc finger protein ZPR1 isoform X2 codes for MSALGAMEAAAGPGAPGGSLFRPLSAEDGEQQPAEIESLCMNCFRNGVTRLLLTRIPFFKEIIVSSFSCDSCSWSNTEIQSAGRIQEQGVRYSLAVTSRQDMNREVVKTDCASARIPELDFEIPAFSQKGVLTTIEGIIDRAVAGLEQDQPTRRATDQEVARKIDEFIGKLRQLKEVSSPFTFILDDPSGNSFVENPQAPQRDEALVVTHYRRSPQQCAMLGLEGQEVDAKPPDAAEDLRDEVLQFNTNCPECNAPASTNMKLVQIPHFKEVIIMATNCDSCGHRTNEVKSGGAIEPQGTRITLRITDPSDMTRDILKSETCSVEIPELEFELGMGALGGKFTTLEGLLKDIRDLVEKNPFTLGDSSTPSRTGKLQEFIGKLQESFNGWMCSVPADHRGEGPGSLHHG; via the exons ATGTCGGCGCTGGGGGCCATGGAGGCGGCGGCCGGGCCCGGAGCGCCCGGGGGGTCCCTGTTCCGGCCCCTCAGCGCCGAGGATGGCGAGCAGCAGCCGGCAGAGATAGAGTCCCTGTGCATGAATTGCTTCCGCAAC GGCGTGACGCGGCTCCTGCTCACCAGGATCCCCTTCTTCAAAGAGATCATCgtcagctccttctcctgcgACAGCTGCTCCTGGTCCAACACGGAGATCCAGTCAGCAGGCAGGATCCAGGAGCAGGGCGTGCGCTACTCCCTGGCTGTCACCTCCCGCCAG gacaTGAACAGGGAGGTGGTGAAGACCGACTGTGCCTCAGCTCGAATTCCAGAGCTGGACTTTGAGATCCCTGCCTTCAGCCAGAAGGGAG tGCTCACCACCATCGAGGGGATCATTGACAGAGCCGTGGCTGGCCTGGAGCAGGACCAGCCCACCCGCAGG GCGACAGACCAAGAGGTGGCGAGGAAAATAGACGAGTTCATTGGTAAACTGAGGCAGCTGAAGGAAGTCAGTTCTCCCTTCACCTTT ATCCTTGATGATCCCTCTGGGAACAGCTTTGTGGAGAACCCCCAGGCGCCGCAGAGGGACGAGGCCCTCGTGGTCACTCACTACAGGAGGAGCCCCCAGCAGTGTGCCATGCTGGGACTGGAG ggacaggaggtggATGCGAAGCCGCCGGACGCTGCTGAGGACCTGAGGGATGAG gTGCTGCAGTTCAACACCAACTGCCCCGAGTGCAACGCCCCGGCCAGCACCAACATGAAGTTAGTGC AAATCCCACACTTTAAAGAGGTGATCATCATGGCCACCAACTGTGACTCCTGTGGGCACAGGACCAATGAG GTGAAGTCTGGAGGAGCCATCGAACCGCAGGGCACCAGGATCACCCTCCGGATTACGGACCCTTCCGACATGACCAGGGATATCCTGAAG TCAGAGACGTGCAGCGTGGAGATCCCTGAGCTGGAGTTCGAGCTGGGCATGGGGGCGCTGGGGGGGAAGTTCACCACGCTGGAGGGGCTGCTGAAGGACATCCGTGACCTG GTGGAGAAGAACCCCTTCACTCTGGGAGACAGCTCCACGCCCAGCAGGACGGGGAAGCTGCAGGAGTTCATTGGGAAGCTGCAGGAA AGCTTTAATGGCTGGATGTGCTCTGTTCCTGCAGATCATCGAGGGGAAGGCCCAGGCTCACTTCATCATGGATGA
- the APOA5 gene encoding apolipoprotein A-V, which translates to MLLKAALLLSLLAGCPGGCGHGGSRAGWAAAQAPLPPAVSPAKPAQSGLWEYLSQLTGDKDSLEHGQSKLGRDLTNLKESIQDGVSYMGDFLEKLSPLNRGLQPPLYEDSASLRKAIRRELDSLRVKLSPYVDEVHQQVGKHLDELRQQLRPFTEELLEQASLRARELRRHLMPSREVTAQLLDGAEELQRFMAPYADKIAFHTDQVKDIFQPYTERLLTEIRRNVEELHRRVAPHARASPEQLNQHIQELSAKLTRNARDLHQQIQRSLEQLKAKLSPYPGRLGARPRSREALAREVQRRVEEFRQDTYAQIRAFTRALDLETEEMRLKLSARPEPPEEPLDASPPPLEDLRARLDALWRDLALSLSERGGEGGEARAGPAGAAGPGRLGG; encoded by the exons ATGCTGCTGAAGGCTGCGCTGCTCCTCTCGCTGCTGGCCGGCTGCCCGGGTGGGTGCGGGCAcgggggcagcagggcagggtgggcgGCAGCACAAGCCCCACTCCCGCCCGCAGTGTCCCCGGCCAAGCCGGCGCAGAGCGGCCTCTGGGAGTACCTGAGCCAGCTGACGGGTGACAAGGACAGCCTGGAGCACGGCCAGAGCAAGCTGGGCAGGGACCTGAC GAACCTGAAGGAGAGCATTCAGGATGGGGTCAGCTACATGGGGGatttcctggagaagctgtcGCCCCTCAACAGGGGCCTGCAGCCGCCGCTCTACGAGGACTCGGCCAGCCTGCGCAAGGCCATCCGCAGGGAGCTGGACAGCCTCAGGGTGAAGCTGTCCCCGTACGTGGACGAGGTGCACCAGCAGGTCGGGAAGCACCTGGACGAGCTCCGGCAGCAGCTGCGGCCCTTCAcggaggagctgctggagcaggcgTCCCTGCGGGCCCGGGAGCTCCGGCGGCACCTGATGCCCAGCCGGGAGGTGACGGCGCAGCTCCTGGACGGCGCCGAAGAGCTCCAGCGCTTCATGGCTCCCTACGCCGACAAGATCGCGTTCCACACGGACCAGGTGAAGGACATCTTCCAGCCCTACACGGAGCGCCTGCTGACCGAGATCCGCCGCAACGTGGAGGAGCTGCACCGCAGAGTGGCTCCGCACGCCCGCGCCAGCCCCGAGCAGCTCAACCAGCACATCCAGGAGCTGTCGGCCAAGCTGACCCGCAACGCGCGGGACCTGCACCAGCAGATCCAgaggagcctggagcagctgaaggcGAAGCTGAGCCCGTACCCCGGCAGGCTCGGGgcgcggccccgctcccgggaGGCGCTGGCGCGGGAGGTGCAGCGGCGCGTGGAGGAGTTCCGGCAGGACACGTACGCCCAGATCCGCGCCTTCACCCGGGCGCTGGACCTCGAGACGGAGGAGATGCGGCTGAAGCTCAGCGCCCGCCCGGAGCCGCCCGAGGAGCCGCTGGACGCGTCGCCGCCGCCCCTGGAGGACCTGCGCGCCCGGCTGGACGCGCTGTGGCGGGACCTGGCACTGAGCCTGAGCGAGCGCGGCGGGGAGGGCGGGGAGGCGCGGGCGGGCCcggccggggcggcggggccggggcggctCGGGGGCTGA
- the APOA4 gene encoding apolipoprotein A-IV has translation MAPKAAALVLVLLAISGSRADVNPDEVASVIWKYFTELGSNAKDTVDQLQQAEISKQLNTLLKSNLHSVSAYAEDLQERLVPFATELQARLVQDSQRLKEQIQRELQQLQAKLAPYADEVHQQIGTNIRQLQAKMSPYAEELRSRVDSGAGELQRALEPYAAELRERLKDNAQSIQASLSPYADRLQQQIDGGVESLKERLSPMADELKAQVEQSVAELRRGLSPYAQEVQDGLNRQLESLTVQMERAAEELRTRLATSSEELRAQLSPLARELREAASGDAESLRQRLAPLAQQLEQRVGHTLETFRQQAAPFGETFGKQLVQRLEEMRGKLDSGAAGVEDHLELLEKEVREKVAAFLSTVPPPEN, from the exons ATGGCGCCGAAGGCGGCCGCCCTTGTCCTGGTTCTCCTGGCGATCTCAG GCTCACGGGCTGATGTGAACCCCGACGAGGTGGCCAGCGTGATCTGGAAGTACttcacagagctgggcagcaaTGCCAAGGACACGGTGGaccagctgcagcaggctgagaTCAGCAAGCAGCTCAA CACCCTGCTGAAGAGCAACCTGCACAGCGTCAGCGCCTACGCCGAGGACCTGCAGGAGCGGCTGGTGCCCTTTGCCACCGAGCTGCAGGCGCGGCTGGTGCAGGACTCCCAGCGGCTGAAGGAGCAGATCCAgcgggagctgcagcagctgcaggccaAGCTGGCTCCCTACGCCGACGAGGTGCACCAGCAGATCGGCACCAACATCCGCCAGCTGCAGGCCAAGATGAGCCCGTACGCCGAGGAGCTGCGCTCCCGGGTGGACAGCGGCGCCGGGGAGCTGCAGCGGGCGCTGGAGCCCTACGCGGCCGAGCTGCGGGAGCGGCTGAAGGACAACGCCCAGAGCATCCAGGCCTCCCTGAGCCCCTACGCTGACcggctgcagcagcagatcGACGGCGGCGTGGAGAGCCTGAAGGAGCGGCTGTCGCCCATGGCAGATGAGCTGAAGGCGCAGGTGGAGCAGAGCGTGGCCGAGCTGCGGCGTGGGCTCAGCCCCTACGCCCAGGAGGTGCAGGATGGCCTCAACCGGCAGCTGGAGAGCCTGACCGTGCAGATGGAGCGGGCGGCCGAGGAGCTGCGCACCCGCCTGGCCACCAGCTCCGAGGAGCTGCGCGCCCAGCTGAGCCCGCTGGCACGGGAGCTGCGGGAGGCGGCGAGCGGAGATGCCGAGAGCCTGCGGCAGCGCCtggctcccctggcccagcagctggagcagcgTGTGGGGCACACGCTGGAGACCTTCCGGCAGCAGGCGGCTCCCTTCGGAGAGACCTTCGGGAAGCAGCTGGTGCAGCGGCTGGAGGAGATGCGCGGCAAGCTGGACTCGGGCGCTGCCGGCGTGGAGGatcacctggagctgctggagaaggaggtgCGGGAGAAGGTGGCTGCTTTCCTCAGCACCGTCCCACCCCCAGAGAATTAA
- the APOA1 gene encoding apolipoprotein A-I has translation MRAVVLTLALLCLTGTQARSFWQHDEPQAPLDRLKDMLDVYLETVKASGKEAIAQFEASTVGKQLDLKLGENLDTLGAAAAKLREDVAPYYKEVREMWLKDTESLRKELTKDLEEVKEKIKPFLDQFSAKWTEDLEQYRQRLAPLAQELKELSKQKVELLQQKLTPVAEEARDRLRGHVEELRKNVAPFSDELRQKLSQKLEEIREKGIPQAAEYQAKVVEHLSNLREKMTPLVQDFKERLTPYTETLKARFLTLLEDLQKTVA, from the exons ATGAGAGCCGTGGTGTTGACCCTCGCCCTGCTGTGCCTGACGG GCACCCAGGCCCGCTCCTTCTGGCAGCACGATGAGCCCCAGGCACCCCTGGATCGCCTCAAGGACATGCTCGATGTGTACCTGGAGACAGTGAAGGCCAGCGGCAAGGAAGCCATTGCCCAGTTCGAGGCCTCCACCGTGGGCAAACAGCTGGA CCTGAAGCTGGGCGAGAACCTCGACACCCTGGGCGCAGCCGCCGCCAAGCTGAGAGAGGATGTGGCCCCCTACTACAAAGAGGTGCGGGAGATGTGGCTGAAAGACACCGAGTCCCTGCGCAAGGAGCTGACCAAGGACCTGGAGGAGGTGAAGGAGAAAATCAAGCCCTTCCTGGACCAGTTCTCTGCCAAGTGGACGGAAGATCTGGAGCAGTACCGCCAGCGCCTGGCACCTCTCGCccaggagctgaaggagctgaGCAAGCAGAaggtggagctgctgcagcagaagctgaCCCCGGTGGCCGAGGAGGCGCGGGACCGTCTGCGCGGGCACGTCGAGGAGCTGCGCAAGAACGTGGCCCCCTTCAGCGATGAGCTGCGGCAGAAGCTGAGCCAGAAGCTGGAGGAGATCCGGGAGAAGGGCATCCCCCAGGCCGCTGAATACCAGGCCAAGGTGGTGGAGCATCTCAGCAACCTGCGGGAGAAGATGACGCCCCTGGTGCAGGACTTCAAGGAGCGCCTCACCCCCTACACCGAGACCCTCAAGGCCCGTTTCCTCACCTTGCTGGAGGATCTCCAGAAGACCGTGGCTTGA
- the BUD13 gene encoding BUD13 homolog, with the protein MAAPGVSKAEYLRRYLSGPAEPAQPRRRRKKKPPGGTGRAGMRIVDDDVSWNSIAAAPEKEEEEDEGDMPVVAEFIDERPDEVKLMEEFRTNSKWKLLGDEDSQSSDVSGPAKSGSRRRRHDSPEPSPPAGKHNGSLERHDTPDLSPPRRQCQDLSPRREKPGSPSGKRSRTKGRASPAQKDQHRSWSPPEHSPHRQDAKGSPKKADTMAYGVRAGLVSADVLQREKQELRKHERSTKHLEEESRNAQTVYRDKSGRKRNLAQEQLEQRLKAEAESKREEQYAKWGKGLAQERQQQQNVEDAVREMQKPLARYIDDQDLDRMLREQEREGDPMAALIKKRKAKENKEKEKPRYKGPAPPLNRFNIWPGHRWDGVDRSNGFEQQRFARIANKKAVQELAYKWSVEDM; encoded by the exons ATGGCGGCGCCGGGGGTGTCGAAGGCCGAGTACCTGCGGCGGTACCTGAGCGGCCCCGCCGAGCCCgcccagccccgccgccgccgcaaGAAGAAGCCCCCGGGCGGCACCGGCAGAGCCGG CATGCGGATCGTGGATGACGATGTGAGCTGGAACAGCATCGCCGCCGCCCcggagaaggaggaggaggaggacgaaGGGGACATGCCTGTG GTGGCAGAGTTCATTGATGAGCGCCCCGATGAGGTGAAGCTCATGGAGGAATTCCGAACAAACTCCAAATGGAAGCTTCTAGGAG ATGAGGACTCGCAGAGTTCGGATGTGTCGGGACCTGCCAAGTCTGGCTCCAG GCGGCGGCGCCACGACTCCCCAGAGCCCTCGCCCCCAGCAGGGAAACACAACGGCTCCTTGGA GCGTCATGACACCCCTGACCTGTCACCTCCCCGGCGGCAGTGTCAGGATTTGTCTCCTCGGAGAGAGAAGCCGGGGTCCCCGAGTGGGAAAAGGAGCCGAACGAAAG GACGGGCCTCGCCTGCCCAGAAGGACCAGCACAGGTCATGGAGTCCCCCAGAGCACTCCCCACACCGCCAGGATGCCAAGGGCTCTCCCAAGAAG GCTGACACGATGGCATACGGGGTCAGAGCTGGCCTGGTGTCGGCTGatgtgctgcagagggagaagcaggagctCCGGAAGCACGAGAGGAGCACCAAGCACCTGGAAG AGGAATCCCGGAACGCTCAGACCGTGTACCGAGACAAGTCCGGCCGCAAGAGGAACCtggcccaggagcagctggagcagaggctgaagGCTGAGGCAGAGTCCAAGAGAGAAGAGCAATATGCCAAGTGGGGAAAAGG gctggcacaggagaggcagcagcagcagaatgtgGAGGATGCAGTCAGGGAGATGCAGAAGCCCTTGGCCCGTTACATCGATGACCAGGACCTGGATCGAATGCTGAGGgaacaggagagggaaggagaccCCATGGCTGCTCTCATCAAGAAAAGGAAGGCCAAGGAGAACAAGGAGAAAG AAAAACCCAGGTACAAGGGACCAGCACCTCCACTCAACAGGTTTAACATCTGGCCTGGGCATCGCTGGGACGGTGTGGACAG GTCCAACGGGTTCGAGCAGCAGCGCTTTGCCCGCATTGCCAACAAGAAGGCGGTGCAGGAGCTCGCCTACAAATGGAGCGTCGAGGACATGTAG